DNA from Drosophila busckii strain San Diego stock center, stock number 13000-0081.31 chromosome 2R, ASM1175060v1, whole genome shotgun sequence:
GAATCAAACGTTGCACAcacttgttgtttataaacaattacaatgcATAAATAGAGAGAAACACTCGAGCTCAACACTCAGCACtcaatttactttatttttctttcaatCAATCTGTTTAATAGAACTGCGCACGCCGAAGACTCTAACAAAGAGCAAGTGCTGCCAGCTAGACAGAAGTTCTGGAACACAGACAGAGCGACTTGAGTCTGgcatctttttttttcgggGTTATCAACGCGGGCGGCGTTGATTAATGACGTCAATCAACAATTGATTGAAGtgagaatataaaaaataaaaaacgcgCTTATGACATCgctcaaatatataatttttttatatagaaaatgcaaaaagtgcatttaattgccGCCACGAGTAAACAATATCAAAGTACAAAAGCCACAAGGCGCACAGTAGGCCGGATGTTGATGAAAACTCAAGATATAATAGATTTAAGCAtctgcatgcaaattattgaaaaatttgattaattggtttgggctgcataaatttgtatatatttatttataagcgcTGAGAAGAAAATttcacaatttaaaattgcagtGTGATGGGGaaatataagtaaaaatattacttAGATTAGTTTCGTCACGATGAGATCTGcctaatttaaatcaaaattagcCATTATGATACTTTTGATTgcaatcaatatataaatcaatatagCGATAAAAAGCTGacacattaattttttgtgcctGTTGTCAATGAACTCCACACCACTGTGCAGATTAAAGCGCACATTGGAATGACTGCTCAGAGGGTGTTGCAACTTTTTGGGCACTTGACTCATATTGAATACGCAATGATAACTGCAAGTTATCgcgtaaattaattaagccatAATGCAAGTTAATAAGCTGAACAATAgccatataatttataattattaagtgTAATGGCCGTTAATATGATTTTACGCGCTACTTGTTGGATGGCACTTCAATCTAATCAAACTCTTAATTATGCAtctgttttttaattgcagcgtCATTGAGGTATGGCTGAAGCCCATGCCGCCGTTGCCTTTTCGTTTGCGATCACGCACGAGGGCTTCGATATCAACTATGACCATGAGGTGCTCAACTTGGTGTGGAACTCGGGCGTGCGCTCCTGGAAAAAGCGCATGGCGCGTGCCAGAGTAAGTTTTGCAtagctaaacaataaattattgctaattttaattaatttgcagaaCGGCATACGCAATGGCGTTTACCCGGCGCATATACAAAGCTTATGGCTGATCACAGCCATTGCGCTGGGCCTGCACTTAGCAGGCTACCAAGCGCCATTTAATTTAACCAACAAAATTCTGGTGCATCTGCCCTCCAATACGATGAACTGGCAGATTACCGCTTGCTTTCTATGCGCGCTTGTTATTTGGCTATCCATATGCTTTACCATGCGCTACacgctgaagctgctgctcatataCAAGGGCTGGATGTACGAGTCGAGAGCGCCTGGCAGTCGTGTCTCCATACCCACCATGCTGTGGGTGGCCGTGGTGCGCGTGCTCAGCAGCTGGAACAAGCCAGGATTGTACAGTTTTCAAGGCTCGCTGCCGCGCTTGCCGCTGCCCTCGGTGCACGATACCATGTCGCGTTATCTGCGCTCGGTGCGTCCGCTGCTGGATGATGAGAACTACGCGCGCATGCAGGGCTTGGCCAAGGAGTTCGAGCAAACCATTGGCAAGAAGCTGCAGTGGTATCTGGTGTTGAAGAGCTGGTGGTCCACCAACTATGTGTCCGATTGGTGGGAGGAGTATGTTTATCTGCGCGGTCGCGGTCCGCTGTGTGTGAATAGCAATTTCTACGGCACCGATGCCATCTTTATGAATCTCACCAACAATCAAGCGGCGCGTGCCGCCAATGTTatatcgctgctgctgaactTCAGACGTCTGATTGAGCATCAGGAGCTGCAGCCCATTATGGTGCAAGGCATGATACCGCTTTGCTCCTGGCAATACGAGCGCACGTTCAATACAGCGCGCGTGCCTGGACTCGAAACAGATCGCATTGTGCATTACAAGGACTCCAATCATATTGTGGTGCTGCATCAGGGCTGCTACTACAAGATGCTTATCTACTACAAAGGACGCATACTGCGTCCTTGCGAGCTGCAGATGTAAGTTATggaaaagcttttgttgttcttgaaACTAAACTTGAATTTTGGCAGTCAAATTGAGGACATTTTGAAAGCCAAGGCAACGCCTTTGGAGGGTGAGGAACATTTGGCTGCGCTGACTGCCTGGAATCGCTCCAAGTGGGCCGAAGCACGCAACACACATTTCTCTCGTGGCGTCAACAGCGTCTCGCTGCGCACCATCGAATCCGCCGCCTTTGTGCTCTCACTGGACGATGAGCCCTACGAGTTTGATCTGAAGCGTCCCGAGCTGCTGGACAACTTTGGCAAGAAGCTGCTGCATGGCAATGGCTACAATCGTTGGTTCGACAAGTGCTTCACTGTCTGCGTGGGCACCAATGGACGTGTTGGCTTCAATGCTGAGCACACCTGGTAAGTAGTTGTTAGTTTGCTAGGCCACAACAAACATTTGAGATTTCAGCTGCagcgaaatatatttttgaaccgaacttgcaattaaatattaaggtCTGACGCTGCCATCGCCTCACACATGTGGGAGAATCTAATTGTTGACGATCTTGTATCGGATGGGTAAATGacttgcagcaaattattaatgcaCACTGGtttatgcacatatatttattatatattaatattaagcttGGTTGTGGTCTTAACCCTTGACTATATTATGTACACGTTTTTTTTAGGGCCGACGCACCGGTTATGGGGCATACATGGGAATATATATTTGGTGATGATATCGATGGGTAAAGACTAAACTCTAACAATACATTGCTATTGAAGTGACTTCCATTTAAAGTCATTTCAAGCTTACTCTTATCTATGTAACTAAAACATTTCGTTTCAAAGCACTAACAACTGCtcgtttatgcaaattaactgTAAGataaaatgctaataaatgcatttctaATTAACAGCTACGATGAGACTGGCAATACCAAAGGCACGCCAGAGTTCCAGCCACCAACTCCTACGCGCCTCAACTGGGATCTGAAGCCGTGCCTTGCGCAGATTGAGGAGGCTACCATGGATGCCACTAAGCTTGTGAATGAAGTTGATTTGCGCATATTGGTGCACCAAGAATACGGCAAGGGCTTCATGAAGAAGTGTCGTCTCTCACCAGATGCTTATATTCAAATGGCCCTGCAGCTAGCCTACTATCGCGATGCGGGACGCTTCTCGCTTACCTACGAAGCCTCCATGACGCGCCTCTTCCGCGAGGGTAGAACTGAAACTGTGCGTCCCTGCACCATTGAATCCGCTGCTTGGGTTAAAGCCATGCAGGATCCCAACATAACTGTAAGTGCATCTATTGTATTGAATGTGTGTCCATTTATAaattgcctttgcttttgcagaaTGATAAACGCGTGGAGATGCTGCAGGCTGCTTGCGATCGTCATCAGCTTGGCTATCAGGATGCCATGTGCGGTCGCGGCATTGATCGTCATCTGTTCTGTCTATATGTTGTCTCCAAGTACCTGGAAGTGGACTCGCCGTTCCTCAATGAAGTGCTTAGCGAACCCTGGCGCTTGTCCACTAGTCAAACACCACATGGTCAAACGCCAAAAATGGATCTGAAGAAGCATCCGAACTGCATTAGCGCTGGCGGTGGCTTTGGACCAGTTGCAGATGATGGTTATGGTGTGTCCTACATCATTGCTGGTGAAAATTTGATATTCTTCCATATCTCAGCCAAGACCACATGCGGGCAAACGGTTAGCACGCTTACTTACTATATATTGTTATTcagtttattaattgtaatttgtttttgcagaaTGTACATCGTTTCTCGCAGAACATTTGCCAGGCCTTGGCTGATATACGCAGCATGTTTGAGCAGCATATGAAGGATCATCCGAAGCCCGCTAAGCCAATCACAAATGGCGCGTCCACATAATGTCATTTTAGACCTATTTGTAGTTGAAACTCTTGCGAGATTCTTgttagcatttgtttttacttgTCTAGTTGTTCGTTTTTATCATCAtcaacaaaacattttgtcTATTGTAAGCGTTCAAATTAAGTGCAAAAGCAATgagcaatgcaattttatacatttataaataatgaaacGATCAAAAAGTGTATGCAACAACTTGGCTGATTTATAAGTCAAAGTTGTAGCAGCTTATGCACAATTTGCTGTTTCTCAATTAGTTTGTAAATGAGAAAATATCATGTAAATTAAGTgctagaaaaaatatataaaaattatagagcATTTACTATGGTTTATTATCTTTAATCACGCTGCTAAAGGATTGGCATGTATCGTTACTCCATTGATTTTCTTATCCACATGCGGGCGATAGTTCTTGGGATTAACAGGCAGCTTTTCCAGCTCATCGAGTGCATCAAAGCCGTCTATAACTCTGCCAAAGAGTGTGTATTTCAAGTCAAGATTTGGCTGTGCAGCATAGGTAATGAAAAATTGGCTGGCATTTGCATTGGGACCATTGTTTGCCATGGAGACCATGCCTCTGTCCGTGTGCTACAAATGTGATATACTTATTAATatgtacattttaaataatatcaaaCTACCTTTATAGTTTCCTTAAATTCGTCATCAAATTTAGTGCCCCAGATGGACTGTCCATTCTTGCCGGTGTTTGTAGGATCTCCGGTTTGTACAATGAATCCTTTAATATTTCGTATGAAGCAACAGCCGCTGTAGTAATCACTCGCACATAGCGCCAGGAAATTCTCACACGCCTTGGGGCAAGCCTCGACGAAAAGTTCGATTTTGATATCACCCACGTCTGTGTGCAAGGTAACGgactaaaaacaacaacaatttttatttatttaggaAATTTGGCAaaacgttttgtttgtttaccaTTTTAGCAGCGGCAGTAAGTTGAGTGTGACCACAGTCATACAAATAGTTATCGAAAGCAGTATTTTCGGATTAATATGAATCTGGTATTTTTtgcgtttgtttattgtaaCGTAGTGTCATCTTCGCGGTTATGAAAGTGTAAGAAAAATAAGTTCCCGCCTTAAAGTTCGCATAAGCAGTTTAAGTAAgtaattaaatagaaatgaaGTGCAAAATACCCGAAATCTCCTGGCACAACCGTGATCCTGTGCTAAGCGTAGATATACAGACAAATAGCGTAACTTTGCCGGCTACAGCAATGTGCCGCCTTGCCTCTGGTGGCACCGATGCGCACGTACTCATCTGGTATGTGACCCATGGGGACGAGAGCGGTGGCattgagctggagctggcggcGGATCTGTCGCGTCATCAACGTGCCGTCAATACAGTGCGCTGGTCGCCCAATGGCGAGCTGTTGGCTTCTGGCGATGACGAGAGTGTTGTTTTCATATGGAAACAGAAGGCGGAGCATGAAGTGGTAAACATAATGGATGGTGAAGGCAACAGCGAGCAGGATAAAGAAGTGTGGCAGACACTGAAGGTGCTGCGTGGCCATAGAGAAGATATTTATGACTTGAGTTGGGCGCCAAACTCGCAGTTTTTGGTAACTGGCTCGGTGGACAACACAGCAATGCTGTGGGATGTGCACAAGGGCAAGTCCTTGGCTATTTTGGATGACCACAAAGGCTATGTGCAGGGTGTGGCCTGGGATCCGTGCAATCAATTTATAGCTACCTTGAGTACAGATAGGTAAGTGAGGCTAATCGAAAAGAATAAATTGGTCGTTATGTTAATATTGCGTGTATTTGTTAGGAATATGCGCATCTTTGATGCAACAACGCGACGTGTGCTGCATAGGGTTAACAAAGCCACGTTGCCTGTAAAGCCAGGACATGAGCTGCATGAGAAGAGCATTCGTTTATATCACGATGGAACGCTGCAGACATTCTTTAGGCGTCTCTGCTTTACACCCGATGGCAAACTTCTGATCACACCGGCAGGTGTGACAGACTACGATGGCGTAATGAAACCTACAAATACTACATATGGGTACAGTCGCTACGACCTAAGTCAGCCAGCTTTTGTGCTGCCTTTTCCAAATGAGTATACAGTGGCTGTTCGTTGCTCTCCTGTGCTCTATCGCCTGCGTCCGTTCAATGTCACCAAGAATCCGCCTATAATAACATTGCCTTATCGCATGATTTATGCTGTGGCCACCAAAAACTCTGTGTTCTTCTATGACACACAGCAACCTGTGCCGTTTGCCATTGTCTCCAACATACACTACACACGCTTGACGGATTTGGCGTGGTCTAATGATGGCAATTTGCTAATTGTATCCAGCACGGATGGCTTCTGTTCGCTGATAAGCTTTGGCGCACAGGAGCTGGGCGAGCGTTATGAGCAAATGGATGAAGTGCTCAGCGCTGTTGCGCAGACTACAGAGAATGTGCCACAACGTCAGCGCAAGCATAGGAAACAGAAACAGCATGACCAAAGTGCGCGCAGGCCGCTGCAGGAGAAGACCAAGCCCAATAGCatagaaataaagaaaaagtcAAGCGAAGCAGACTTGGAGGCAGAGAACGATTCGTCCATGCAGAGTGCCAGCTCCTCAACATCTTCAAACAGTCCCAAGGCAAAAATTGAGCTAAAGCCCACGCCCATAGCCTTTAGGCGTTCGCCACGTAAAGTAACAGAGCCTACGCCCATTGCAATACGTCGCTCGCCGCGCAAGATTACAGAGGCCATGCCCATTGCGATCAAGCGCAAGGCGAGCGATGAAGcgcagccagagcagccaaAGTCCAAGCTGCCGCTGGTGCTGCCCAAGCCCATTGAAGCGGTGCTGGACAAAGAGATCATAAGCACGGACGAAAAGTTCGAGTCGCCGGAGAAGAAATGCAGACCTGCCACACCCATACAAGTGCGTCGCCAGCCACGCACgccgggcagcagcagcagcaacagcaatacgTTTTCGCTTAAGAAAGCGCAAGAGAAAGAAGCAACGCCCATTGCAGTGCGACGCACGCCACGCTTGCCAGTCGACTTGCCTGCAGTGAATGCGCCTGTTGTAGTTGAGGAGGCAATGGACGCCTGGCCGCTGGACGAGAACGTTACGACGCAGCCAATGACAATCAAGGAAGTGACGCACAGTAAAAAGGCGCCGGCTGACTTGACCATTAAGGAGACCAGCTGCGAGTGCACTGAGGATATGCGTCTGGTCTACGAGGATACGCAagaggagcaacagcagcagcaacaacaacgtgaCACGCCTGTAAAGCAAGCGCCTGCAGTTGCCGCTTCAGCTCCGGCTACAACCGCCTCGCCCAAAACGAAAACTCCAAGGCGCGTCTCTTTGCGCACTATATCCACGCCCAAATCAAAAAAGAAACTGTTAGATTAAGTTAACAGTCTTTAgcttagtattttttttaaaagatttatatCAAGTTAATATGCGAAATTAAAAACGCAACGTGTAGATGCATCAATTGGGCCATTGGTAGTCTACACAAAAGAAATGCAGTTCATGAACTTTTGAACTTTAGATATATTTGCTatgtaatataatattttattaattaaagtgttaaaaccaaaacagcgcaatattaattttgcagctttaacCCCTTCTGGGTTGCTTGCAGATGGAAGTTTTGCTGGAAACAGTGGAGCACAAAGCAGAACAGCTGCTGAGCAAGCATATCAAAGAAGGAGGCTGCGCTTTTGTAGTGGatgcaaaagctaaagcgGAGAACTTTGTTAAGCCTTTGCAACAGCTCAAAGAGCTGAGAGCGGGCAAACTAAATACGCTGGTGTTGGTGAGCAGTCCAAGACGTTTGCAGCAGTTGAGTTCCTGCTTTGAAGCAGTGGCAGCAGTAGCTTTGCTCAGCGAGTCTTTGGAATTAACAACGCTGGACTGTTTGGTGTTGGATGCACAACTGGAGAGCAACTTTGAGACGCtcaagcaacaattgttgcaactaaCAAAGCGCATACAGCTGCTAATGAGTGTTGACTTGTGGCACGCAACTATAATTATGCCATTAATGCAGCAGTCGTCTAagcctttgctgctgtttaagGATGCCTTGCAGGCAGCTGGCTATGCTGGCGTGCAATTGCATATAGAGCTGGCTGAGAGTttaagcgagcagcagcaacaattgctgcagtACTTGCAACATAATGCAGCCAACAAACAACGCACGCTTATCTATTGTGCAGATGAAGCGCAACTCTTAatgctgcaacagttgctgccacagcagaGCTGGCTGCTGCATTCTGGACGTCAGCATAAGGCCAGCATTgagcgctggcagcaacaggtgactatatataaactataaaacttataagctattaatatatttatttgcagcacgctggcaaaatattgttgctaagCTGCTTGTCGCCTGAGCTGCGCATACAAAATGTGCACACTCTAATACATTTTAGCATGCCCAGCACTTGGAATCAATTCAAGCAACGCTTTGCTGTCTTCAAAGCGCACATTGAGGCGCTGGAGCGGCCAACACTACAAACGCTTGTGCTGCTGGACAAACGCTGTACGCATAGCTTGCCACAGTTGCTGcagtttaagcagcagcatgagcagcTCATACCTGAGCCGCTGTGGCAAGCAcatgagcagctgcagtcaaCGCTTGAGCGCGATTTGGTGACGCGTCAATGTGTGCTCTGccccttgctgctgctttatggcCGCTGCTTGAGCTCGTCTACCTGTCAATACCTGTCAATACCTGTCATATGCTGTCGGCAAAGGATATAAAGTGTGACACTGTACCTACTGCTGGAAGCGTGCAATTCAAGCTGCTTAAGGTGCGTActgtacttttatttaaatttctacaaTTTGCTTACATCTCTATATTTAGATttgcacacccacacactttGCTGCACGTCTGCTGGCACATAAGACTTCAAATAGCTCCCACTGGCGCACATTGGACTATGAACAACGCTAtgagcagctacagcaacagctcaGCAGCTACTTTGCCACAAGCGACAACTGTATAATGCCCCAGCTGCCACAGCTAAGTGATGTTTGTGTGCGTCGTCTCGGCCCAAATGGTTACGAGCGCGTTGCCATTACCCATGTGCCACAAGCTGCCAACACAGACGCCAATGCGGTCTTGCGCGTCAAACATTTGGACTTGAATACGGTCATCTGTCATGCCAAGCTATCGGAGCTGCTTGTCTGTCCGCCAACATTGCAGCAAATAGCGCCATTGGCCTTGGATCTGCGCTTGTCTGGCATTGTGCCCTGCCAAGGCGAAGAGATTTGGCAGCGCTGCGACAATGTGTCAATTGGGAAGCTGTTGCATGTGGGGGCTGTTTATGAGGCACAAGTGGATTTTGGGTTATCTCAtgcaatatttgttaaagATTTGCAATTGCCCTCCCTTGGGTATGTCAGGCAGTTAAGCCAGCTGGGGTTGGCCAAATTCGATGCGAATGTAAGGCAACGCTTAAAGTTGTTCATGGACGTAGCTAGGGCAGAACATGActgaaacaaatttaagtaaaagcgtacaaaattataataaatactgtCCGGTTTAAGTTAATGCTTGCATCTATTTAATAAAAGGATATATCAatcaatttatcaaattaGTTATAGTTGGAGTTTGTCTAAATAAGATTAGGCCAAAAATAAGACAAGTATTTGTGAAACTTCTAACTTTAAAAGGCTGTAACTCACCAGCCAGCACCTCAACTGGAGAAACAACTAAAGTtatatcaataacaaaaggttgttacatcaataacaaatgaaGCGTTGTTCAAACTTTGAAAGACTATAACTCAGCGGTTCGACTTAACTGTTCCATACCACAATTCAAATGAGTGGAAACAttaatgctttaataaattgtttagcaaagttatgaacaaaagagcaaacaaacaaaacaattttctgtGAAAAATCAATctttgataagctgtaacTCAGAGAAAAGGCGTTCGATTTCAAAGTTTTATGGCTTGTTAGACTCGTATAACGCATCTAAACTAAACTGCATTAAAACTTGGAAGTATTAGCGGCAGGTAAATAAGGTAAGTATtgcttgttattgctgttgtttttatccAGACACCTTCTGTCCGTGAAGATCTATACGCAATCATCAAACGCTATAAAGAACAAGCCTCTctctacaaataataatacatatttagtttgtttttgtttagtattttattaaaataaatatgtctatacaatacaatatagagtgtataataataaaattaactaaaataatagtaattatttggcagtaaacaaaatgcttaattatattaattgtattatgtACAAAAATAACGTAAAGTAATATATCGACTGACAAACCAAGAGACcttcaaattttgtatgtaattagaataataacaaaatattaaacaattgtttgttgcttaaaatactTTGTACTACTCTTATTAGTAATGAATAAATACAGataactaaagttaaagttgcttcAGTATCCGTTCGATCAGCATCAACATCATTGTGGTCGACTGATGATGATAACGGATGATTAGTCCAGATGGCTTCCGCTTTCAAGGATGTGGACTGTGAAGTCCGATAGAGATTCTTATAGAGATAAGCCAAGCATTGGTTGTCATTTTCTTGACTAGCTCCAGGCCTGCATATTGTGGCTACCTGCAGCTCATTGCTATAAGTAGCTTTGATATATGATATATTCAGCAAACTTTATGCAAACGAATGATAATAGATAAACGCCGCTCTCAATTAGAGACGCagagttacatcaataacaaaaagttgttACATCAATTACAAAAGTTTGCGTTCTTCGAACTTTGACAGGTTCTAATtcagcgaaaaaaaatccGATTGAACTGATTTATACCATTAATTGTAGGAATTGAAAACACAGATCAAATAGGTGTAAtgtatgaattaaaaattatttggcattgaatttattgaacATAACAGTaagcaaacaagacaaatttttttattgatataatATTGCTGTAATTCAGCAAAAAAGCATCCGATTTTAGAGTCTTATgcattgttagactcgtgagatgcataagaataagACTGCATTGaaacttggaaagtctacgattttcgatattttggcaaaaaacgtgagTAACCCCTTtaaattttgccaaaaatgaatGCCGCCTTCATTTCTAGTCCAACTTTTCTGACTTTGAGacagctatatctcagccaaaaatgATCAGAGTGAAGATTCTTTTAGCTTAATCTACTCCATGAGATTGTAATAAACATAATGCTGCTTGTGTTcgtcaataaaaaattgttttttgcataAGTTTATGGCAAGAAAAAcaatgctgaagagtaactttttgtttaatttaaatttgcgaagctataactcGGCTAAACAAAATCCGATCCAAATGTTTTATACATCCATATGTTGGCGTgaaaagcacaattaaaataagccGAAGTAAATGATAACagaaattatttggcgaagttatgaacaaaatagtaaactacacaagacaaatttttgtgaaataatcgcactttgataagccgttaattcagcgaaatggcGTCTGATTTCAGAGTTTCATAGCTTGTCAGACTCGCAAGATGTAtctaaataaaactgcattcaaatttggaaaagttaagattttcgatattttggcaaaaaatgcAGTGTGCGAAAATTAAAAGTGGTTATGTCGTAAAtctaatgatgcaactttctTTCTAGCAACAATACGAACATAAAACAGTAAAACATTCAAGAATCGGATaatttttgacaaagttatgcaTAAAAAGCCTATGCTGGccattgatttttttttgtaatttcaaactttaaaaagctttaatttgGCAATACCAAATCGAGTTTGGctgcttacaaatttaaatgagtaTACATTTAtagccataaaaatattaagccaATCTATAGGCAAAATCGTAAGCCGAAATATCAAACTTTTAAGACCTGTAACTTAGCCAAATGACTTCAGACTCGATGAGACGCGTGTAAAGCagataaaataaaaccaaatgaGGAAAgtcttgttctttttttttttgtaatttaattttatttaaattttagatgATCTAACATTTTGAGTTTCTTTTCATACAAACattttcgtttatttgtttgttactgcttttgttattattatattatatattaaatattatattaaatttgtaattcaacgattcaatttactttcattgctattattataattattatgcttGTAATAAGTTGTTGTATccgttttgtttactttgctcgttttacacatttaaaaactttgctgctcaTGGGCTTGGTTCATAGTACATGCGAGTTGTTGAggaatgcaaaaataattaatgttaattaattcatttatttgaaatacttAACTCGCCGAGAATTTAGCATAAGCTGgacaaaatacatatatgcataagattatatatatatgtatgtatgtgttgttgttttacatTTGACATGAGAAACAAGTTGATTGTTATGGACAACGaaagcaaatttttgaattgGGCTAGAAAATTAGATACAACATCTAAAGTTTTTTCTAACTATATGCGCTACCGAAATTTCCGATTCATTACAAAACTTGAACATTATCTTTGCCGTTGACCCCGCTGACCCCGcgtttattaaagtttatagttattatatatttgtttgtattatgcaaaaatcaaagtatttgctaattttgttttttttgcttttgttttaatatgaaattgcaGTTGGagtatgcaaaacaaatttttgcatatcaCTTATCAAGTATAACTGCTATTAAAGTAATAGTTATTTCATACACTTTAGTAGTGCTGCGGCTTTTagatgcatgtgtgtgtgactgagtgtgtatgtgtgtgtgtgtgagttgggAGCAAAAAGTTGTATGAGCCGTTTTtagaaaaatatgaattatgtTATGCTatgatttgtatttttagttatttgatttgttattatatttacttggaaaatatgtaaaaatgtttatgcttgATAGTATTAtaatactatttttatatatatgtatgcatgtattttgttttttataatttttatgctcaatatgtattttgaatgtaaatttgtttgtagtttTACTTTGCAAAGTTTGAGTTAAGTTCAAGTTGAGAAA
Protein-coding regions in this window:
- the LOC108596925 gene encoding chromatin assembly factor 1 subunit B, which codes for MKCKIPEISWHNRDPVLSVDIQTNSVTLPATAMCRLASGGTDAHVLIWYVTHGDESGGIELELAADLSRHQRAVNTVRWSPNGELLASGDDESVVFIWKQKAEHEVVNIMDGEGNSEQDKEVWQTLKVLRGHREDIYDLSWAPNSQFLVTGSVDNTAMLWDVHKGKSLAILDDHKGYVQGVAWDPCNQFIATLSTDRNMRIFDATTRRVLHRVNKATLPVKPGHELHEKSIRLYHDGTLQTFFRRLCFTPDGKLLITPAGVTDYDGVMKPTNTTYGYSRYDLSQPAFVLPFPNEYTVAVRCSPVLYRLRPFNVTKNPPIITLPYRMIYAVATKNSVFFYDTQQPVPFAIVSNIHYTRLTDLAWSNDGNLLIVSSTDGFCSLISFGAQELGERYEQMDEVLSAVAQTTENVPQRQRKHRKQKQHDQSARRPLQEKTKPNSIEIKKKSSEADLEAENDSSMQSASSSTSSNSPKAKIELKPTPIAFRRSPRKVTEPTPIAIRRSPRKITEAMPIAIKRKASDEAQPEQPKSKLPLVLPKPIEAVLDKEIISTDEKFESPEKKCRPATPIQVRRQPRTPGSSSSNSNTFSLKKAQEKEATPIAVRRTPRLPVDLPAVNAPVVVEEAMDAWPLDENVTTQPMTIKEVTHSKKAPADLTIKETSCECTEDMRLVYEDTQEEQQQQQQQRDTPVKQAPAVAASAPATTASPKTKTPRRVSLRTISTPKSKKKLLD